The segment GGGCACCAGACGAGGAGGGATCCTGGATTGAGACTGAAAATCCCACAATTTTAGGTCAGAACCCAGGAGTTTGGCTTGGAATTCCAGTGTTGGGAATTAAGGTTAATTAAAGTGTTCCATTCTAAGCATTCCCTGTAATTAATAAAGGATTCCTGATGAATTAACTCCCAAAAAGCGCCCAGGCACTCCAGGATTCAGGAATGCTCATGCTCTCCACACCACCACCACAAAGTATTCCAGCTCAACAGCTGCAAATGCTTTGCAGTGACTGAGACCTCCCTATTATTTATCCCTCTTACCGTGTTTTCCTAAAATTCCTCATTTCCTGACGTTCCTCTGGCACTGAATGGTAAAAAGGGGGAATTTTGGAAGCATTTCTCCAGGCGGGATGCCTCGGGAACATTTCTGTTCCGTGATTCCCGACCCAGGGCGTGTTTGTTCCCGGGAGAACAGGCAGATCTGTTCTTTGTCCTTCCCTGAATGCGGCTGGAAATGAGGGATCGCTGCCGAGATTCCTGCCGGGCGCAGGGAATTGATTCCGTGGggatgctctgctctgcctcagcctctcccacaagtgcctctggcagctccagctTTTTCCAGCCCGGCTGTAAATGGATTTCACCTTCTCCATCCCAGTTTAAACTCCCGATAACCTCTCCTAGGGGCGTCCATTAAATTTCGGCAGCTCGGCCATCTCCCACCCCCGGGATAAACCAGGAAGCTCCGAAAGCTTCCAGCACTAAAAACACGGACAGTCGATATTTCCCGGCGGGAATTTGGGTGTTGGAGAGCGATTTTCCCGCAGGTTGTTGGAGCCTCTGCGTCCCCATCCCGCCGCCGGGATTCCCGGGAAGCTCCCGCTGCTCCCGGAGCCGCTGTGGACGCACGGATTTCTCCAGGAGCCAGCGGAGCCCCCGGGAACGGGAGAAGCAGCCCGGGGAGCTCGCACGGGAAGATCCCTACGGAGGGAATGGACGGAGAAATCCAAACCCCGTGGGAGCAGCGGCTTCTCCCTCCCGGGAACGCGCCCCAGGTCACCTGTTGGTCCGGCTTGTAGCTGGGATAACAAAACCTGGGTTTGTGCTTTCCCAGAGGCAGGATTCCCGCGGTGTTCCGGGGCACGGGATCCCGgcgggctgggctggccaggaTTCCCGCTGCATTCCCGGCTCCCCCGGCCACAGCCGCGGTCCAGGGGCAGGAAGGCGATTCCCGCATCCCGGGCGCGCAGGGATGCGGGTCCCGCGCTCCGCCAGCCGCGGGGGCCGCAAAAGAGCTGGGAAAGCgctgggaaagggctgggaaagcgctgggaaagggctggaaaagggGAGATTGAGCTCGGCTGGACGGGAAATCCCGCCCGGACGGCCGCGGGGGACAGGGAAAGCTCCGCCGCATCCCGGGACTCGCGggcgggaggggagggaagggaaagggaaggggaagggaagggaagggatggaGGCGGACGGAATAAGGAGCCCAGACCTGTTGCCATCAGAGCACGCTTTACTTCGGCAGTCCCAGAGCGGGCCGGGACGGGCGGCTCCGTCCGCCCGAGCATCTCCCGACCTCCGGCATCCCGGGATCCATCCGCCGGACGTTTtccaggaggaaaagccccgggccggccccgcgcgTCCCGGGGGAATGCGGGCGCTCGGCGCTGCGGTCAGTACGGCCCCACCACCACCGCCTCCACCTCCTTGGACGGGCGGCGCTCCTTGACCAGAAAGTTGATCATGCCCTCGGACTTGATGAGCAGGTTGCAGCCGAGGAAGAAGATGCCGAACACCACGGTGAGGGCCAGCACGCACATGACGGCGATCTGCACCACGCGCATGATGTACAGGCTGCGCTCGTCCGCCGCCGCGCCGCTGCCGTCGGTCACCACGGAGGCGGCGGTGCAGCAGCGCAGCGCCCGCTCCAGCTCCAgcgccgcggccccggcccccgccagcagccccgccgccgccgccgaggAGCCGTTCGGGGCTGCCGGCATTCCCAGCGAGCCGTTCATCCCCGCCGGCATTCCCAGCGAGCCGTTCATCCCCGCCGGCATTCCCAGCGAGCCGTTcatccccgccgccgccgccgccgcatgCAGGCGgcccgagccgggccgggcggagCCGTGCCGAGCCCAGGCGAGCCCAGGCGGGCCGGGCGGAGCCGTGCCGAGCCCAGGCGAGCCCAGCCTGGCCGCTCCGCGCTGCCCGCCCGGCGCCGCCCGCTGCGCTGCGCTCCGCCCCGGGGGCAGCCGGGGAGGGAccgggattgggattgggattgggattgggatggagagagagagagtgcgGATAGGGAGGGAGGGGCagaagggaggggagaggggatgAGGTGGAGATAGAgagggtggggatggggagggaggggcagaagggtggggagagggattggagggatggagagagggaggaaaggagggtttggatggggagggaaaagcagaagggagtggagaaggtttggggatggagggaggggaaagggtttggatggggagggagagggagaagggaggagaAGGGTTTGGGGAGCcggagggaggggaaaaggtTTGGGgcgggaggggaaaaaaaggaggggagagaggttggagggaggggaaaaggtCAGGAAGAGGAacgggaaggagggaggggttttgggggaacaGAGGAGGGGTCGGGAAGGGGAGCGGCTTTGAGGGGGGTCTTTGGGAATCGGGATGGGGGGGGTCAGGAAAAGGGGGAGGGCGGCGCTTTTGGGAATAGGGTCCGGCATGGCAAAGGGAAGGGGAGCgggtgtggggaggggggagggggcGTGGGGAAGGGGTTgggggcacagaggggctgggagggggctcTGGGTGTGGCGAGGGGGGGATTTGGGCATCAGgagaatggggctgggggcttgCAGGGCTGGAATGGGGCAAGGGAGGGATGTGAGGGGCGTTTAGGGAAGGGGTTTTGGTGGGAGAAGTTCGGAGCGGGATGaggagggggatttggggcaatggggggatttggggcagtggGCGGAGCAGGTTTTTTGCCGGTGGGATTTGTGCTGGGTTTCGACAAACGGATTTCAGGGATGGACTTTCCCGAGGGAGGGGCCTTTGGGGAGTGGCTCTGAGGGAACGGGGTTTTGGGAGAACGCGCAGAGATCAGGTTTAGTGCGAGTGGGATTTCCCACGTGGGTTTTAGTGGGAGCGAGCTCCGGGCTGTGCACTCCCCGGGaagtggggggttttttttgggaaaacaCATTTCGGAGGAGGTTTCTGTGCTGAGGATGCCGGGCCAGCCCCGGGAGCTGCGGGAAGAGCCTGAGCAGCCctttggggctggggtggtgGAACCCCCATTCCCAAAGCTCCCCCGGCTCTGTTTTCCGGGAAGATCCAGC is part of the Passer domesticus isolate bPasDom1 chromosome 10, bPasDom1.hap1, whole genome shotgun sequence genome and harbors:
- the RPRM gene encoding protein reprimo, which codes for MNGSLGMPAGMNGSLGMPAGMNGSLGMPAAPNGSSAAAAGLLAGAGAAALELERALRCCTAASVVTDGSGAAADERSLYIMRVVQIAVMCVLALTVVFGIFFLGCNLLIKSEGMINFLVKERRPSKEVEAVVVGPY